The Microbacterium sp. LWH7-1.2 genome window below encodes:
- a CDS encoding PIG-L deacetylase family protein, producing the protein MTETSDTLLVVSAHAGDFVWRAGGAIAAAALRGERAVVACLSYGERGESASQWLDGKSLDEIKGIRRDEAEAAASALGAEIEFLDLGDYPLLESREAVSRLVDLYRRVQPTVVLTHTLRDPYNGDHPAAARMALEARVLAQAIGVANSDGNYPTKDDIIGAPPVFFFEPHQPEQCDFTPDVLLDITEAFGRKRAAMECLPAQKHMWSYYTDLAVRRGVQLKRNAGPNLGLHHETMGEAYMRHFPQVTAVLS; encoded by the coding sequence ATGACAGAGACGTCCGACACGCTCCTCGTCGTGAGCGCCCACGCCGGCGACTTCGTGTGGCGGGCGGGCGGCGCGATCGCCGCCGCCGCCCTGCGCGGTGAGCGCGCGGTGGTCGCGTGCCTGTCATACGGCGAGCGCGGCGAGTCGGCGAGCCAGTGGCTCGATGGAAAGTCGCTGGACGAGATCAAGGGCATCCGGCGCGACGAGGCCGAGGCCGCGGCATCCGCTCTCGGCGCTGAGATCGAGTTCCTCGACCTCGGCGACTACCCGCTCCTCGAGTCGCGTGAGGCCGTGTCGCGGCTGGTCGACCTGTACCGGCGGGTGCAGCCCACGGTCGTGCTCACCCACACCCTGCGCGACCCCTACAACGGCGATCACCCGGCGGCGGCGCGCATGGCGCTCGAGGCTCGCGTGCTCGCGCAGGCGATCGGCGTCGCGAACTCGGACGGCAACTACCCCACGAAGGACGACATCATCGGGGCCCCGCCGGTGTTCTTCTTCGAGCCGCACCAGCCCGAGCAGTGCGACTTCACCCCCGACGTGCTCCTCGACATCACCGAGGCGTTCGGACGCAAGCGCGCGGCGATGGAATGCCTGCCCGCCCAGAAGCACATGTGGTCGTACTACACCGACCTCGCGGTCCGCCGCGGCGTGCAGCTCAAGCGCAACGCCGGCCCGAACCTGGGCCTTCACCACGAGACAATGGGCGAGGCCTACATGCGGCACTTCCCCCAGGTCACCGCGGTGCTCTCGTGA
- a CDS encoding aminomethyl transferase family protein, with translation MASNLQELLDQKGNVVDMLRNSQLGTYIYPVVPAEFTNWRREQKAWRETAVLYDQTHHMVNFFMTGPDALKLLSDTGINSFANFPVDTAKQFVPTSSTGGVIGDGILFHLAEDEYVYVGRAPGANWLQFHAETGDYDIETRYDDRSPSRPYGQAVTREFYRFQIQGPNAWPIIEKLAGREVEQVRFFHMGELEIAGQQVRTLRHGMAGAPGLEIWGPYAQHGRVRDAVLEAGREFGIEPCGSRAYSSNTLESGWIPSPLPAIYTGGDIERRYREWLPADSYEAINALAGSFVSDDIEDYYLNPWDLGYGSFVKFDHDFIGREALEQVDPETQRKKVTLAWNDEDLGRILTSVIDREGPGYQFFDLPNANYGSSNYDAVIDAAGSTVGLSLFTGVTANEKRGLSLATVDRDVPIGAEVRVVWGEPDGGSGKTTVEPHEQIEVRAVVSPVPYAETARQEYHGGWRTAGTA, from the coding sequence ATGGCGAGCAATCTGCAGGAGCTGCTGGATCAGAAGGGGAACGTCGTCGACATGCTGCGCAACTCGCAGCTGGGCACGTACATCTACCCGGTCGTACCGGCGGAGTTCACGAACTGGCGGCGTGAGCAGAAGGCCTGGCGCGAGACCGCCGTGCTCTACGACCAGACCCACCACATGGTCAACTTCTTCATGACCGGTCCCGACGCGCTGAAACTGCTGTCCGACACCGGCATCAACTCCTTCGCGAACTTCCCGGTCGACACCGCCAAGCAGTTCGTGCCCACGTCGTCCACCGGCGGGGTCATCGGCGACGGCATCCTGTTCCATCTCGCCGAGGACGAGTACGTCTACGTCGGGCGCGCGCCGGGCGCGAACTGGCTGCAGTTCCATGCCGAGACCGGCGACTACGACATCGAGACCCGCTACGACGACCGTTCGCCCTCGCGCCCGTACGGCCAGGCGGTCACGCGCGAGTTCTACCGCTTCCAGATCCAGGGCCCGAACGCCTGGCCCATCATCGAGAAGCTCGCCGGCCGCGAGGTCGAGCAGGTGCGCTTCTTCCACATGGGCGAACTCGAGATCGCGGGACAGCAGGTGCGCACGCTCCGCCACGGCATGGCCGGTGCTCCGGGCCTGGAGATCTGGGGGCCGTACGCGCAGCATGGCCGGGTCCGCGACGCCGTGCTCGAGGCCGGGCGCGAGTTCGGGATCGAGCCCTGCGGGTCGCGGGCATACTCGTCGAACACGCTCGAGTCGGGGTGGATCCCGTCGCCGCTGCCGGCGATCTACACCGGCGGCGACATCGAGCGCCGCTACCGCGAGTGGCTCCCGGCCGACAGTTACGAGGCGATCAACGCCCTCGCCGGCTCGTTCGTGTCGGACGACATCGAGGACTACTACCTGAACCCGTGGGACCTCGGCTACGGCTCCTTCGTGAAGTTCGACCACGACTTCATCGGCCGCGAGGCGCTCGAGCAGGTCGACCCCGAGACGCAGCGCAAGAAGGTCACGCTCGCGTGGAACGACGAGGACCTCGGCCGCATCCTGACGAGCGTGATCGACCGCGAGGGCCCCGGCTACCAGTTCTTCGACCTGCCGAACGCGAACTACGGCTCCTCCAACTACGACGCTGTGATCGACGCTGCTGGCAGCACCGTCGGCCTGTCGCTGTTCACCGGCGTGACGGCGAACGAGAAGCGTGGGCTGTCGCTCGCCACCGTCGACCGCGACGTGCCGATCGGCGCCGAGGTGCGCGTCGTGTGGGGCGAGCCCGACGGCGGCTCCGGCAAGACGACGGTCGAGCCGCACGAGCAGATCGAGGTGCGCGCGGTGGTGAGCCCCGTGCCCTACGCCGAGACCGCACGCCAGGAGTACCACGGCGGCTGGCGCACCGCCGGCACGGCGTAA
- a CDS encoding DUF1932 domain-containing protein — MTTIAILGLGEAGRRYARGLADAGADVRGFDPAHELGDPDVPQFSSLADALAGADVALSLVTGHAAASVARDALPHVGKGAVYADLNTAAPELKQRIARLAADRGLAMADVAVLAPVMRAGHRTPLLASGPGAREFAALVGPFEVPVEVVEGDAGEAARLRLLRSVFMKGLAALVLEGLGAARAAGAEDWLHAQMSEELGPEGAALIDRLVEGSTTHAVRREHEVRAALSALESSGQPADMTRATLAWFERLVADRHHPAP, encoded by the coding sequence ATGACGACGATCGCGATCCTCGGACTCGGCGAGGCCGGCCGCCGTTACGCGCGGGGCCTCGCCGATGCCGGTGCCGACGTCCGCGGGTTCGACCCCGCCCACGAGCTGGGCGATCCCGACGTGCCGCAGTTCTCTTCCCTCGCCGACGCGCTCGCCGGGGCCGACGTCGCCCTGAGCCTTGTGACAGGCCACGCCGCAGCATCCGTCGCCCGTGACGCACTTCCGCACGTCGGGAAGGGCGCGGTCTACGCCGACCTCAACACCGCGGCGCCCGAGCTCAAGCAGCGCATCGCGCGCCTCGCCGCCGACCGCGGACTCGCGATGGCGGATGTCGCGGTGCTGGCGCCCGTGATGCGCGCGGGGCACCGCACGCCGCTGCTCGCGAGCGGGCCCGGAGCACGCGAGTTCGCCGCGCTCGTCGGCCCGTTCGAGGTGCCGGTCGAGGTCGTCGAGGGCGACGCCGGCGAGGCGGCGCGGTTACGGCTGCTGCGGAGCGTGTTCATGAAGGGTCTCGCGGCGCTCGTGCTCGAAGGACTCGGCGCGGCGCGGGCCGCGGGCGCCGAGGACTGGCTGCACGCTCAGATGTCCGAGGAACTCGGTCCCGAGGGCGCCGCGCTCATCGATCGCCTGGTCGAGGGCTCGACGACCCACGCCGTCCGCCGTGAGCACGAGGTGCGCGCCGCTCTCTCGGCGCTCGAGTCCTCCGGGCAGCCCGCCGACATGACCCGCGCGACGCTCGCCTGGTTCGAGCGCCTCGTCGCCGACCGCCACCACCCCGCCCCCTGA
- a CDS encoding IclR family transcriptional regulator has protein sequence MARGSAGESVLHRHLRVLESFDAWHPFLTLSEIADAADVPRSTAHRLIAELEREGLLERLPDRTYRLGVRLWEFASRTPGAVGLREIARPWLGAVHERVRQHTQLGVLSGRDVLFIDRMSTREAVVNATLIGGRIPLYASSSGLVLLAHADAALVSEVVAHGLRTYTNRTIHTGAELRDELRRVREEGYAVTEGAIHPESRGIAVPVMGPGGTVYAAIGVVVPNDGVSPHGYVELLRRAAAGIAHDLAVAYRPDVDERTHGIRSLVSGSRRSIEYLESLDTDPHDAGSLPSSGPRAVL, from the coding sequence GTGGCACGAGGATCTGCGGGCGAGTCGGTGCTTCACCGGCACCTGCGCGTGCTCGAGAGCTTCGATGCGTGGCATCCGTTCCTGACGCTCAGCGAGATCGCCGACGCCGCCGATGTGCCGCGCTCGACGGCGCACCGCCTGATCGCCGAGCTCGAGCGCGAGGGCCTGCTCGAGCGCCTCCCGGATCGCACGTACCGCCTCGGCGTGCGGCTGTGGGAGTTCGCCAGCCGCACGCCCGGCGCGGTGGGGCTGCGCGAGATCGCGCGACCGTGGCTCGGGGCGGTGCACGAGCGGGTGCGCCAGCACACCCAGCTCGGGGTGCTGAGCGGGCGCGACGTGCTCTTCATCGACCGGATGTCGACCCGCGAAGCCGTCGTGAACGCGACGCTCATCGGCGGCCGCATCCCGCTGTACGCCTCGTCGAGCGGGTTGGTGCTGCTGGCTCATGCGGATGCGGCGCTCGTGAGCGAGGTCGTCGCGCACGGGCTGCGGACCTACACCAATCGGACCATCCACACGGGGGCGGAGCTTCGTGACGAGCTGCGACGCGTGCGCGAGGAGGGGTATGCCGTGACCGAGGGGGCGATCCATCCCGAATCGCGCGGCATCGCCGTGCCCGTGATGGGCCCGGGTGGGACCGTGTACGCCGCGATCGGCGTGGTGGTGCCGAATGACGGCGTCTCACCTCACGGCTACGTCGAGCTGCTGCGCCGTGCGGCCGCCGGCATCGCGCACGACCTCGCGGTCGCGTACCGGCCCGACGTCGACGAGCGCACCCACGGCATCCGCTCGCTCGTGAGCGGTTCACGCCGGTCGATCGAGTACCTCGAGAGCCTCGACACCGACCCGCACGATGCCGGCTCCCTTCCCTCCTCCGGTCCCCGCGCCGTGCTCTAG
- a CDS encoding aminomethyl transferase family protein, which translates to MITTTTTDTTAESLAQAIDRAGSPVELLRNQNWPAFTFPVAPEFTNWRDEQRAWNTSVALMDQSHHMTQLFLDGDDLIPLLSSISPNTFTTFRPGVAKQLISVNQDGYLIGDGILFYNAEGPEGLVLIGHHILIDWVRFNIEKAQSDGKDVRYRLEANSHMRQGPPTFYRYELQGPHADLVMEKVFGGPAPEIKFFHIGDVEIAGRPVKALRHGMAGQPGFEFYGPWEDNEVVLNALMEAGDEHGIRRVGAKAYSSSPLESGWVPTPFPAVFDDDFAEYREWLPAARIGSVGGSLYSTDIHDYYMTPFDIGLGRSVRFDHDFHGREALERHAENPRRRKVTLIWNADDVAAVVRSQLEPGTPAKYLDFPKARYGLYQMDEIRKDGERVGISTDAGYVAYDQLYMSLATLDAGIRDGDEVEVVWGEDPISKKDSVEAAHRQVRIRATVAPAPYHDFARTVYRQNT; encoded by the coding sequence ATGATCACCACGACGACGACCGACACGACGGCCGAGTCCCTCGCTCAGGCGATCGACCGGGCCGGCAGCCCCGTCGAGCTGCTGCGCAACCAGAACTGGCCGGCGTTCACGTTCCCCGTGGCGCCGGAATTCACCAACTGGCGCGACGAGCAGCGCGCGTGGAACACGTCCGTGGCGCTCATGGACCAGTCGCACCACATGACGCAGCTGTTCCTCGACGGCGACGATCTGATCCCGCTCCTGAGCTCGATCTCGCCGAACACGTTCACGACCTTCCGCCCGGGCGTCGCGAAGCAGCTGATCTCGGTGAACCAGGACGGCTACCTCATCGGCGACGGCATCCTGTTCTACAACGCCGAGGGTCCCGAGGGCCTCGTGCTGATCGGGCACCACATCCTCATCGACTGGGTGCGCTTCAACATCGAGAAGGCGCAGTCGGACGGAAAGGACGTGCGCTACCGGCTCGAGGCGAACTCGCACATGCGGCAGGGCCCGCCCACGTTCTACCGCTACGAGCTGCAGGGACCGCACGCCGACCTCGTCATGGAGAAGGTGTTCGGCGGGCCGGCGCCCGAGATCAAGTTCTTCCACATCGGCGACGTGGAGATCGCGGGACGCCCGGTCAAAGCGCTGCGCCACGGCATGGCCGGACAGCCCGGCTTCGAGTTCTACGGGCCGTGGGAGGACAACGAGGTCGTGCTCAACGCGCTCATGGAGGCCGGCGACGAGCACGGCATCCGCCGCGTCGGCGCCAAGGCGTACTCGTCGTCGCCGCTCGAGTCGGGCTGGGTGCCGACACCGTTCCCCGCCGTCTTCGACGACGACTTCGCCGAGTACCGCGAGTGGCTCCCCGCCGCGCGCATCGGCTCGGTGGGTGGATCGCTGTACTCGACCGACATCCACGACTACTACATGACGCCGTTCGACATCGGCCTCGGCCGCTCGGTGCGCTTCGACCACGACTTCCACGGGCGCGAGGCGCTCGAGAGGCACGCCGAGAACCCGCGGCGCCGCAAGGTCACGCTGATCTGGAACGCCGACGACGTCGCGGCCGTCGTGCGCTCGCAGCTCGAGCCGGGGACGCCCGCGAAGTACCTCGACTTCCCGAAGGCGCGGTACGGGCTCTACCAGATGGACGAGATCCGGAAGGACGGCGAGCGCGTCGGGATCTCGACGGATGCCGGGTACGTGGCGTACGACCAGCTCTACATGTCGCTGGCGACCCTGGACGCCGGCATCCGTGACGGGGACGAGGTCGAGGTCGTGTGGGGTGAGGACCCCATCTCGAAGAAGGACTCCGTGGAGGCGGCGCACCGGCAGGTGCGCATCCGCGCGACCGTCGCGCCGGCGCCGTACCACGACTTCGCCCGGACGGTGTACCGCCAGAACACATGA
- a CDS encoding ABC transporter ATP-binding protein, which produces MGARLAVRDVSLHFGGVKVLEDVTFTVEAGQIFGLVGPNGAGKTSLFNCVSGHYRPSAGSITIDDDEVLGSAPASLARKGVARTFQHPALQLRETVLENVLLGGHSRLPGGPWEWSLRLPRTGRSEKALRAEALELLEAHGLGWAAKTRADELSHGLHKGVEICRALLMKPRLLLLDEPAAGLPHAEVEQLIETVRRVRDDDITVVIVEHNMGLISALTDRVVVLDHGRKLMEGSAAEAQADSRVIEAYLGKDAVDDAA; this is translated from the coding sequence ATGGGTGCTCGGCTCGCAGTCCGGGACGTCAGCCTTCACTTCGGTGGCGTCAAGGTCCTCGAAGACGTGACCTTCACCGTCGAGGCGGGGCAGATCTTCGGCCTCGTCGGACCGAACGGCGCCGGCAAGACGTCGCTGTTCAACTGCGTCAGCGGGCACTACCGACCGAGCGCCGGCTCGATCACGATCGACGACGACGAGGTGCTCGGCTCGGCCCCCGCCTCTCTCGCGCGGAAGGGCGTGGCGCGCACGTTCCAGCATCCCGCGCTCCAGCTGCGGGAAACGGTGCTCGAGAACGTGCTGCTCGGCGGGCACAGCCGGCTGCCCGGCGGCCCATGGGAATGGTCGCTGCGGCTGCCGCGCACGGGGCGATCCGAGAAGGCGCTGCGCGCGGAGGCTCTCGAGCTCCTCGAGGCCCACGGCCTCGGGTGGGCGGCGAAGACCCGCGCCGACGAGCTCTCGCACGGACTGCACAAGGGCGTGGAGATCTGCCGGGCCCTGCTCATGAAGCCCCGCCTCCTGCTGCTCGACGAGCCGGCGGCGGGCCTGCCGCACGCCGAGGTCGAGCAGCTGATCGAGACCGTGCGGCGGGTGCGCGACGATGACATCACCGTCGTGATCGTCGAGCACAACATGGGGCTCATCTCGGCCCTCACCGATCGCGTCGTCGTGCTCGACCACGGGCGCAAGCTCATGGAGGGCTCGGCGGCCGAGGCGCAGGCCGATTCCCGGGTCATCGAGGCGTACCTCGGGAAGGACGCGGTCGATGACGCTGCTTGA